A stretch of Acidobacteriota bacterium DNA encodes these proteins:
- a CDS encoding FAD-dependent oxidoreductase, with amino-acid sequence MNLQVIILGNNLTGIAAAQKLAERGVSVGVAELPEERSIPGLLSIDPTPLNSTEMKGFEFWYLMDHLYQQHQISYWGGSSSCWMIEYQGSRFLLKSDTSPIEYTAQTLIYCPYLCPPFAYPPSKEAIERLHGYSVSWCTWSDAYFCRGKKVVVVGSGDWALEQALIVADFASEVIIVCPQPRLNLRRSTLVTRLRQKSNIRVLNDSQVMDLITQNQYPICGIRYIQENISQELSCEFLFLATEIEDGNTLIEPSSTVSPQLKELVYQAGTITGIHYAEHDLLVKDGFRVAQDVLRNLHLDD; translated from the coding sequence ATGAATCTTCAGGTCATCATTTTAGGCAATAACCTAACCGGGATAGCCGCTGCCCAAAAGCTGGCTGAACGAGGTGTTTCGGTGGGAGTCGCGGAGTTGCCCGAAGAACGTTCAATTCCGGGACTGCTCTCAATTGATCCCACGCCTCTCAATTCGACTGAGATGAAAGGCTTCGAATTTTGGTATTTAATGGATCACCTCTATCAACAGCACCAGATAAGCTATTGGGGAGGGTCAAGTAGCTGCTGGATGATTGAATACCAGGGATCTCGTTTTTTACTCAAAAGTGACACATCTCCAATAGAATACACCGCACAAACGCTTATTTATTGTCCATATCTTTGCCCGCCATTTGCTTACCCACCATCGAAAGAAGCAATTGAACGATTGCATGGATATTCAGTGAGTTGGTGTACCTGGTCAGATGCTTATTTCTGCCGCGGAAAAAAGGTCGTAGTGGTTGGAAGCGGAGACTGGGCACTTGAACAGGCATTGATCGTGGCTGATTTCGCTTCCGAAGTCATCATTGTGTGCCCTCAGCCTCGACTGAACCTGAGACGAAGTACCCTGGTGACGCGGCTTCGTCAGAAGTCGAATATTCGCGTTCTGAATGATTCGCAGGTAATGGATCTGATCACTCAAAATCAATATCCAATTTGTGGAATCCGATACATTCAGGAAAATATCAGCCAGGAGCTAAGTTGTGAGTTCTTGTTTCTGGCCACAGAAATTGAAGATGGAAATACGCTCATTGAGCCGTCCAGCACAGTCTCTCCGCAACTCAAAGAACTGGTTTATCAAGCCGGAACCATCACTGGAATTCACTATGCTGAACATGATCTGCTGGTAAAGGACGGCTTTCGTGTTGCTCAGGATGTTTTAAGAAATCTTCATCTTGACGACTAA